CatcggggacctaatatttatctgatttagacaggatccagtTCCTCGAGGGTCgcattttagaattaaaaaaattagggACCATAAAAGTTGGCCGAttttgacaggattctggtTTATTCAGGGCCTGGTTTAgtcaggtttcactgtataaattATGCTCACTTTACAAGTAATATTAGCACTTTTGGAATTGAACTGCAGTTGTAgaatttttctaaaaaataaattatatattgttttagaaTCCTTCACCAGAGTTTCTATTGGAAAGGTCATCACTGGAGTCTGCTTCTCCATGGAGTGATGACCAGTTCATGCAGCCGGTTGACCCTGAAGACTTCATGCTGCAATATGGTAGATTTTCatttctaatttattttaattttcatgtatgtaattaggggcgggacgtagcccagtggtaaagcgctcgcctgatgcacagtcaatcTGGGAACAAtccttgtcagtgggcccattgtgctatatcttgttccagacagtgtaccatgactggtatatcaaaggacgatgtaggtgctatcctgtctgtgggatggtgcatataaaagatcctttgctactaatggaaaaatgtagtgggtttcatttctaagactactgaattactaaatgtttgacatccaatagccgatgattaataaatcaatgtgctctagtggtgttgttaaacaaaacaaactttaacttttgatgACTGGATCAGCACCACcccactaatatatatatatttttgctatCTTCCATTAAAATCCCATTAAAACGACATCTCTTCCTGATGAAAATAAAAAGACAGTCGtagctaaaaacaaaaatgtcaaggTGGTTTTATGTcaataaagttaaagtaaaCGGAGCTTGTATAAGTTTGGTCTAGGTAAAAGGTTCATTAAtcagttttcaaaatttattagAACAATTTCAGGATTAATATAACTTTAAAACTAAGTTTTACCTGTCATCAAAGAGCTTGTTTATTTTAAGAATTACAatttatgttatgtttttattaatgtattctAGATATTGAAGAAATGGACAGTTCCACTACACCAATTAATGAGTGTGCAATAAATTCAAACACCAAAACCTCAAATGGAGCTGACCTAGATGGAGGGGAAGTAACTCTACCAAAAACTGAATATTTGAATTTGTTACATCGAGCCCACACAGCTGAAGGAAAAGCACAGCAAGCAGAGGAGAGGTTGAGAGAAGCATTGGAAGATTTAGAAAAAGTTAGGTTGGTAAATATACTTGTAATAGTGaagacaatttttttaaatagtcttTTTATTGCTCCAATCTGGTACTATTTGAAAAAGTGTTGTCTAAATATTGCTCCATTCTGGTAATATTTGAAAAAGTGTTGTCTAAATATTGCTCCATTCTGGTAATATTTGAAAAAGTGTTGTCTAAATATTACACTAAATAACAGGATCAGAACAATATGAAGTATTTCATCATGAAatgtcaaaaatgtatttttgaaaaatggtgatcacattattttttttattgtaatgttttattaaaactgaTGGGTGGTGAAATTTTAAATGTCAAATTTACAATATGCGTTTGTTCTACATATGTGTAAGTCTTAAACACAGACGAAATAAGATGTGATTAATTCTGACTACAACACCTGTTTTTATCATAAACTACTAACTATACATGACTATTCATTGAAGTTATATGTGACTAAGggatattataaattttacatggTTTTGCTCAAATACACAGTTCGTTGGGTACTTAAATTCGTGaaacgaaaaaataatattgtaaatttgtgttatacatttataacatttttgttgttttcttaacTTTGTTGACTGCATGGATAAAGGTTATTGCACAGTAATTACATATCTTAAATTTGACCCTTTttgtaacaatattttaaaacaaatataaaactaaTTTAATACTGTCATTGATTTCATTTTATGGACATTCTTTATTAgctttaattttatgtttttttattttgtgcatccatttaaatacatgtttaaatacaGTAGAACTATAGATAAATATCTTGATAGAATATGAAATAAGtttcaattaaaattatttcacgaggaacataaacatgatacgaaatgggaGTGAGTTTAATATCAGGGTTCATAGTGGTCTTTAAATTTCTTGAAAGgctttgaattttaaaaaatgatttttaggtgtttgaaagtctttgaattgcaataaaagtctttaaaagtctttaaattttcacaaatcatagccaaagcaatgatgatatcttttacagctgcaggcatttgatattttccaaTTAATCTATCATGATGCATGTCAAAAAGCTTaattttttgccatggacagcaACGTAAACTtaactgatttggtatttttatcgcattctattgtctttgatcgctgtgtaaaagtctttgaatttgtttggtcttttttaaggctatgaacccggaatattctatttattacccataattgatcttaattatttatatcacttaacttgtttggttgacgttcctgtacagttgtagtgcaccagtcgatgacgtcatcgtgtgacgtcgaagtgttattTCCTGCTTGGCATTCCAGTGGGACGTATTAATTTGATATGAACCaacatatttttaaccatatgggtaataaattgagttttattttttatgtgttGTTAAGGAAAGTGATGAGGGATATCATGATGTCACAGCCTGATTCATCGTCATCGCCAGCTCGTTCCGAGTCCCAGGTCACAGAGGATGAAGACGAAGCTTACTTCAACTCATACTCTCACTTCAGTATACATGAGGAAATGTTAAAGGTTTCACTCTAAACATGCTGTTTCTACTTCTTTTAACATTTTTGCTTATTATCCATAATAAATTATGTCTCTTAAAttttttagtgttttccctagcttgtttcagcatggtgcagcaccatgcctcaatagtctagcaccatcttgtcTTAATCAgtaccatgctgccctgagattaaacaagcctttttcagtaattaattctaaaattgcctttataaaacaccaaaaaaggtattattaattaataaaatatgcattttatatcttttgccattcatttattaatgcaagcacataaattacattaatgtttatttcaattaatttttgtgtatttttaattaaaaaaacaagtgccccgaaaatggtgaaaatgccccaaaagtgtttggtctaccatgccttgccttgcctaatttctagggaaatcactggTTAATGCACAGATAATTGTCTTATGGAATAAACATTTTGCATTCGgcatatgaaattaaaatatattttgttgctaCTGTACGTACAGGTGAAGTGTTCACATATTTTCAGGACAGAGTGAGGACCGAGAGCTACAGAGACTGCATGCTGAAGAACAAGTCGTTGTTTGATGGGAAAGTCGTCCTTGATGTAGGCTGTGGAACGGGAATCTTGTCCATGTTTGCTGTGCAGGCGGGTGCCAGTCAGGTGATTGGAGTTGACCAATCCGATATCATTTACCAAGCAATGGATATTGTAAGGTATTTTGGAAATGTAGTTGATTATTCCTTACTGATGTTAGATATGGTCATTGATTTTTACCTTCACCCATCTACCATCAGTAGGCCCATTAGTTGGGTTTTTCTTACTCTAAAATCAGAGCTCCAGTTGAGTACAATTTATGGCCTCAgtagtgtcatggttaagccatcggacataagactggtaggtacagggttcgcagcctgaaaccggatcccacccagagtgagtttcaacaactcaatggataggtgtaagaccactacacacatGTCTCTCTTACtagccactaacccactgtccagatagctgaggtgtgttctcaggacagcgtgcttgaaccttaattggatataagcatgaaaataagttgaaatgaatgaatgaatgaatgaatgaatgagtacaatattataaaacttCATGTGTTCATGCCTATACTAACTgttataatatactataattatgtatccattaattAGAATCATTTGTCTAAAGTTAAAGTAGTTAAGTTAAGTAGTGAtatcagggccccaaccctgacattaacatatttatttatctgtgcCTGAACCTGTTTTGGATATAGGCTCGTTAATATTAAAAGTATCCCAATCCTATTTATTTCTGAGGTTAATaaacttattttttgtttttaaacaacttttGGTTGAGATGGGAAAATGGTGAAAACCTGACATGTCATCCACTTGCAGTTAAACAATAGCACCTCAGgagagtgctttactactgagctacacacCACCCTGTTGGATATCTCCTGTATGTTCCAGTATCTTTGGAAAGGTTACATACCATAGATGAATattgtattgtaatattgttttttacAGAGAGAATGGAATGGAAAAGAAAATCACTTTGATTAAAGGCAGGATTGAAGATGTCAGTCTGCCAGTTGAAAAGGTCTGGTCACATAGTTTAATAAAGCTTTATACGCAGAGAttgatctggggggggggggggggggggccctaaattttgcgacagttataatttaaaaacaaattatgatcccctccaaacctaccccaaagttccattggcattccgccacATGTCATTAGGGCCCCccacccctaaatggattttctggatctgccactgatatgtatagatgtatacaatatgttttaaagCAACAGGCTTTTCCTTACTACTTCCCTACTATGTGCAGTTACAAGATATTACTAAGCCTGTTGACTTGGTCTGTAGACTGATGTCCTTATAGTAAGTAGAGACATTCATAGTTGATGAGGCACTTCAttagaaaacaaacatttgctatttataaaaaatatttctttaaacgGGGAGATATTTGGTTTATAGCTCACCTTTTGTCAGATTCGTACGTTTGGAAagtgaagaattaaaaaaacaaaaaacatactaatagaattaatattaataatacattgtttTCAGTACCATTTGTAAGTAGTTTACCACActcaaaaacaaatttctttattttcactCATGAACTGAACATTAgcataatattgtatattgttatgTTAGATGTTAAAAGTGGCAGCGTATCTTGTTCTTAAAGGTTTGTTAAATCTGTTGCAGGTTGATATCATCATCTCTGAATGGATGGGTTACTTCCTCTTGTTTGAGTCGATGCTGGACACGGTACTGTTTGCAAGAGACAAGTATCTCAAAGAAGATGGCATTGGTAAGTTGTTGGAGGAGGGGTTAGAACACTCGTCTGAGGTGTAATGAGTCTCAGCtttgttaaactttgttttgtttaacaacaccactagatcacattgatttattaactttcggctgttggatgtcaaacatttgtcattctcacatatagtcttagagaggaaacccgctatattcttccattagtagcacgggtttcttttatatgcaccatcccacagacaggatagcacataccacagcctttgatataccagtcgtggtgcactggctggaacgactgcagaccaaccatgcatcaggcgagtgctttaccactgggctacatccaagAGTCTTGTTGTGTTTGTCCCATTCCATCcagagctccacaactggtaaacTGAATGTGATCATCTGTACTGTTTTCTCCTGCAGCCACTGTTTGTACTGGCCGATAAGTTGTtggtctgtgtgatggtgcatataaacgatctcttgctactactggaataGCACagcagaagcaagtagacattgagggggctgactgagatcgagggcactaagcaaagtttctagcaggggtgtagcgtgatctggacctggggggagggggtttcaaatatgaaccaagtggaccctttttctgttgtttttgcaccaccagaaactccatatgcataaacctgtatgttttagttctgaaagtggatcatttgcttcagcgggggggtccaaaacccccccccccccagcctacgcccctgggaTATGCTCCCCCATAAAATTTGGAAAACTAAATATCCTAATATGCAATTTCTTGCATTTAATAAGTAAAATTCTGCCTCAATAtgtactaccaataatatttttgattcagaattattgggggggggggggggggctagaattaccaaatgtttgacatctaatagccgatggttaataaatcaatgtgctctagtggtgtcattaaacgagacaaactttaactttggtaAGTTGTTGGATGAGAGGTTAGAGCACTCGTCTGAGGTACAATGAGTCTGTGCTGTCATTCGATCCCCATTGGATAGACTGACTGTGTttgtcccttgctgctaatcaaaaagagtagcctatgaagtggcaacagtgggtttcctctctcaatatctgtgtggtccttaaccatatgcctgacaccatataactgtaaataaaatgtgttgagtgcatcgttaaataaaatatttctttctttcttttacactGTGTTTGTCTCATTCCACGCAGAGCACCATAACTGGTAAACTGGACGTTATCATATATACTGGTTtctcctgcaaccactgtttgtATTGGTAGATTATGAGGACCAGATAAAGCAAAGTGATATCCTGCTAGTTACGTGTAGCAAGCTATGACTTGTGATGTCATGTACACAtggaaaacaagaaagaaagaaatgttttatttaacgacgcactcaacacattttatttacagttatatggcgtcagacatatgattatggaccacacagattttgagaggaaacccactgtcgccactacatggactacgctttccgattagcagcaaggggtcttttatttgcgcttcccacaggcaggatagcacaaaccatggcctttgttgaaccagttatggatcactggtcggtgcaagtggtgtacacctacccattgagccttgtggagcactcactcagggtttggactcggtatctggattaaaaatcccatgcctcgactgggatccgaacccagtacctaccagcctgtagaccgatggcctaaccacgacgccaccgaggccggtctgtacACATGGATGTCTCATCCACAAAGGCGTCTCAAAACTGTTCACTTGACTTGGGTAATagtacaatgtagctgaaataaacaggaataatgtgtttttttccccTCTCATTTGTTGGTGgattacatgataaagttaaTAACCAGTTAATGGCataggatattggctttatcatGTTCAGGATGAATAGAGAATTCTGTTTGGCAAGCCTTGTGGAATTCCTTATTCTTACCTGCACAGAATAAAGCTGATATTCTACaacattaactagttattctgtATAGAAAATGGCATAAAATATCGAATAACTGTTGGTTAAATcttcatttgtaattaattaaaatatgtttaacaaccaaTAGTTGTATCGTATTGTAGAATGTGACTAATCTAGTATATCAATGATTAAACTGGGAATAGACATGTTGCATTCTGAATCCATGAATATGCACTGATAGGTACCAAAggcaggatgtaacccagtggtgaaacactcacttgatgcatggtcggtctaggatcgatccctgttggtgggcctatatggctatttctcgctctagccagtgaaccatgactggtatatatcaaaagctatggtatgtgctatcttgtctatgggatggtgcatataaacgatcccttgctactaatggaaaaatgtagcgggtttcatctcaatgactgtgtcaaaatgaccatataatgtttgacattcaatagccgatgattaataaatcagtgtgttctagtgttggtaaacaaaacaaactttgatagGTACCGATCTGATTTGTTAAACATACCGGTAATGGTacaaaaagatattttattagaTACATTACCGTAATTAAGTTACAGctttttaaaatcagttatGAATTCATCAATATTCATATTGTAGACAAATGAATTGTGAATCCTTAGTCTTacgctgttttttgttttttttcagttttgccTAACAGGTGTACAATGTCTTTGGCTGGGGTGTGTAACAAAGATGCGTATGATGCACATATCAGTTTCTGGGACGATGTTTACGGATTCAAGATGTCCTGTATGAAGTTTGAGGTCATACACGAAGCCAATGTGGGAATTGTCAACAGTACAAAAATCATCACAGACCAGTGTGTATTTAAGGTACTGTACGAGCATCCGTACTGCTTGTGGAAAGAGACTTTTCAACAGTTATGTAGGAGTCTGTGTGGGTTATGGAAAAAACCCATTGTGTGAGGTGTGGGAGGGGAGGATTTTTGTCTTacctttaaaacattaaaaagcaAGATAGAGGTGTTACTTTTCTCACTGGTGGCAACAGcaacttttgcattaaagtttattgttaaagttttatgtttagatcagtttctcgcAAACTATAAATCCTATAAATTCAAGTTTATGGTATATAAGGCATTTAATTCCGCAGAATTCTTGTGGTGCATAATTGTTGAACTAGCAGGGATGGAAACAGCAACTTTTGCCTcaaagtttaatgttaaagtttgttaaagtttcacgtttagatcagtttctcacaaactataaatcctaggtcattaaaacttggtttatagttgtacttatggatgttcatcacagtgcactgaaaatgtttatgataggtgagacatttaattctgtggaattcttgTTGTGTTATATACTTGTTGAAATACCCCAAAGTGGAATCATCCACTTGAAAGCATCTCTATTTGTATAACTAATGCCACATTTCAAAATCTGCCATGTTAATGTCACCCTAAAACATACGTCACACTGCAGCTGTGTAATATTGCCATTGTTGAAGATACCTCAACATTGTATAATCAATCCAGTCATCAATCTAGAATTAATTCTCTCTGGCGACAATGtatattttacatacatgtattgttgaATTCAGGATTATTGATGGATTAGAAAGAATTTgattaaccaaaaaaaaaagaagctaagtATTGTCCATGTATATTCCAATTACCGCAGTGTTccatttatttaacattattccataacaataatttcttttcaacattacctgtcctcaaacaagtgcattcTGCCCCTATggctagtagtctggtccgaacatcctgaaagccaatgggatggcctaaattcttctactgtatgctctctctagttccggtcacgtgactgtaacttccttcttttttccttctctGTTATGGACGTCAAATGTTCTTTGTTGCTTGACGTGCCTTTATGTGGGCcagttatttataaaactgCTACTGAAAATGTCTTCTCTCATTGATTACACAATGTGTTGGGTgttattaaaccttttttttctatGAACAGGAAATTTCTGTCCGTGACTGCAGTGTTGAAGATCTCCAGTTCTCCACTCTGTACTGCCTCAACTGTATCGGGGACGGGCCACTGACGGCCATTATTGGCTACTTTGACATTTTCTTTGAAAGTGGTTGCAGTACACcagtatgttttaaaacatgtttttctttagCTTATTAGTCCCTTACCAGTACTAACTGGAAGGGACTATAGATTTCATCTCTGTTCTCCGTCTGTCTAtcagtctgtccatctgtccgaGCTGACGTTTTGTgcatagctttattatgtactgttacagatcaagttggaCTGCCGtggcgatttactcatttttttggtcagttatggcccttgaacttaggagatatgaaaatttgtttcttgGACTTTGTTTGgcaatgcctcaatatattgagctgaaattttgtgcatagctttatcatgttctgttacagatcaagtgtgACTTTCGTGGCAAtctacccatttttcacagagttatggcccttgaacttaggagatatgaaaacaaaaattccagACATTTCTTTTTGCAATGCccaaagatattgagatgaaatttacTGGTTAGCAGAGGTATAGTtagtatagtggccttacacatctCCAATGAATCATAAAAACTAGCTCTGTGTTGGAGTTGGTATTGGAATGAGAACTCTGCACCTTCCAGCTATAAGACtgacggcttaaccactataATCTATTTGTTGGTTAAAACTTAAATCGTTTGTTGTAATCTGACCTATATGTTTAGTAAAGGGATGGTCagtaactttaatttttataactattatttgttataattatatattgataGAGAAGAGTAATGACTTTTTCTTAcagcaaacatttaaaaaaaagattttttacaaatatttaatttctagCTACTGGACTCTTTATTATAACATTTACCAAAAGttagttatttttttaacgacatcactaaaacatattgattaagtaatcgtcacttattggatatcaaacgtttGTAATTCAGACACAGGgtagctctgggtgatcagaaaatttcgccaaattatgtaaaaaatgccaaacctatagctattttccaacaaaatataaattaaaacacaattttttttggccaaattgaaataaaaattcaccaATTCTTGTCAAAATTTGCAAATGGCagatttggcgagtggcagagctagcgcTGAGACAAAACCTttcacatttttccattagtagcaaaggattgtTGTTTAAtgttctggggtttttttccagaTTAGTTTTTCAACAGGTCCTGACAGCACACCAACCCACTGGAAGCAGACAGTCTTTGTACTGGAACCACCATTACAAGTGAAGAAAGGTAACAGTACGTTAGTACTTGTGTACTGAGTGAAGATCAAAGCAAGATTATTTTGATTGGTGTTTAATCAAGATGGCAACTTGAGGTGGTTTGAGCCGATTTTTATACACCCGTCTATGATGgatcgtattatggtatggcgttatctgtatgtctgtgtgttaactttttcttatccagaccatatcttgcatacagatgtataCATAACCATCAAACCTAAcacgtaggaacaacttgggatggttgTGTGTCGCacactattactaggtcactgtgacctattttTCATTGTCTGCTGCACATatcagtaaatccttgtctgtaccattttgcatacagatgtatacaggaccatcaaatctcACATGTAGGTAAAACTTGGGATAGCGGTGTATGTCACCTATTTaatactaggtcactgtgacctacttttgagTCTACTGCAAATAAcggtaaatccttgtccggaccatatcttgcatacagatgcatacaggaccatcaaacctcacatgtgggaacaacttgggatgatggtgtgtcacatacagttactaggtcactgtgatacaaataaatcaaataatttgtcaatattttgaacattataGGAAAATCTTTTTTAGCAaattgaatcatacctgtaatatactactcaaaagaatttaagggtcaaaaatttataaccaaataagtttcagagtgtattagattgatgatgtaaactacaccaatttttttatttattgttccatatttacaaaaac
This DNA window, taken from Gigantopelta aegis isolate Gae_Host chromosome 4, Gae_host_genome, whole genome shotgun sequence, encodes the following:
- the LOC121370498 gene encoding protein arginine N-methyltransferase 3-like, whose product is MASGCYSHCEDMSLDASDDDWDDADDVMLVGPVKCLFCDKELPSADDVFKHCKDLHQFDIVSVAQTWNLDCIGYIKMINYIRLKNPSPEFLLERSSLESASPWSDDQFMQPVDPEDFMLQYDIEEMDSSTTPINECAINSNTKTSNGADLDGGEVTLPKTEYLNLLHRAHTAEGKAQQAEERLREALEDLEKVRKVMRDIMMSQPDSSSSPARSESQVTEDEDEAYFNSYSHFSIHEEMLKDRVRTESYRDCMLKNKSLFDGKVVLDVGCGTGILSMFAVQAGASQVIGVDQSDIIYQAMDIVRENGMEKKITLIKGRIEDVSLPVEKVDIIISEWMGYFLLFESMLDTVLFARDKYLKEDGIVLPNRCTMSLAGVCNKDAYDAHISFWDDVYGFKMSCMKFEVIHEANVGIVNSTKIITDQCVFKEISVRDCSVEDLQFSTLYCLNCIGDGPLTAIIGYFDIFFESGCSTPISFSTGPDSTPTHWKQTVFVLEPPLQVKKGEKIEGTIKCHKNRKDPRALIILLTYNGKKQYYAME